One window from the genome of Salvia miltiorrhiza cultivar Shanhuang (shh) chromosome 7, IMPLAD_Smil_shh, whole genome shotgun sequence encodes:
- the LOC130994550 gene encoding uncharacterized protein At2g29880-like, with the protein MGDSQPQDSKKRAVYEAWTQEQSDALLRILAESAIRGWRDNSGIFSKATVEERILHVLNEKLRSNKNYNHYQSRIKWFKSRWNAYSTLLKFNSGFGYDNDTKKFTAPDEVWDAYIEAHPKDAYLRTGSFSDYDELRLAVGNGVAVGRNAIGVGSATDARTIGVDESRGPLIEEFITVSQSIPRLINIPSPSFIR; encoded by the exons atgggAGACTCTCAACCACAAGATTCCAAAAAAAGGGCAGTGTATGAAGCATGGACGCAGGAACAAAGTGATGCCTTGTTACGAATTCTGGCTGAATCTGCAATTAGGGGATGGCGCGATAATAGTGGTATATTTAGCAAAGCAACAGTAGAGGAAAGGATATTGCATGTTCTCAATGAAAAACTTAGGtccaataaaaattataatcactaCCAAAGTCGTATCAAATGGTTTAAGAGCCGTTGGAATGCGTATTCAACACTGTTGAAGTTTAACTCTGGTTTTGGTTATGACAACGACACCAAAAAATTCACGGCCCCAGATGAAGTATGGGATGCGTATATAGAG gCTCACCCAAAAGATGCATACTTACGCACTGGGAGTTTTTCGGATTATGATGAATTGAGGCTTGCTGTTGGAAACGGTGTAGCTGTAGGAAGAAACGCAATTGGAGTGGGCAGTGCTACTGATGCTAGGACAATAGGAGTTGATGAAAGTAGAGGTCCGCTCATAGAGGAGTTTATCACAGTCAGTCAATCGATTCCACGCTTGATTAACATTCCATCCCCGAGTTTTATCAGATAA
- the LOC130994549 gene encoding putative late blight resistance protein homolog R1A-3: MAAYAALASLLNTIQQMMTHPTLSTSFHNINQIQSLQEKADLLLDFIETFNYGGVSEEAQHLESLITSAAHTAQDMIESHIVNQLLPLSAHDREAALSFSLYLQKKRAIEEKNAADNRESTFNFSLYLQNKREIEKKITPVAGDGCWINFMQLIKNQLERKKGQLERKMHQADLSCLEYLRQIIEDMDAIIGKANELMEKQRVREDQPPTHSTPQYTQTGEETAMVGFRDELIQLLDELTGQRSNLHTISIVGMGGMGKTTLAKNIYAHQLIIERFDIHAWATVSQHYNAKQILQQLLSGLGKSSDKSVDELGEQLHKTLFGRRYLIILDNIWSVEAWDEVRRFFPDNGNGSRILLTTRLSDVANDCGSSCFSKNLLDENESWELFCKKAFQNEDCPSELEEVGKEIVRLCKGLALSIVVIGGSLLKSPRTVGYWKSVAEDIESSPNSKEKEESLDVLFSSYNHLPPHLKPCFLHIGVLKRVYANLHISRIIQLWVAEGFLKSKGGQVLEEIAEDYLKELVDRNLILVGRRSKNGKMKCCDIHDLLRDLCLKVADQQGFFHVISQGHAVGTERRLVYHTDCWRQTSRPQLARSIMNSKFPKEEFHKHRLLRVLDVYRYESVEESLNEHVNLRYLVVRELGYPSVLKLPSSLSLVWNLHALIFHISSFYRCGVVAPIEIWKMRQLRHIQCHRIYLPHPDGQDELLILDNLHTLGRAVNLRLSEDVCNIIPNIKKLNLEYRHDLPGWDDSLIECLCNIDGLHKLESLKLRCVRSCQLNEMLSFPRSLNKLALDEINFEWDDLTMIGSLPILEVLEVVRNWNGSMWSPVDGQFQRLKFLKIDGCNLRCWNADSSHFPILEKLLLCHLYQLEEIPWGIGDIPTLKLIHVRKCSSNSVAISAIKIKEEQLECQGNDDLQIQISVDTDELECFMAMVEAEGLTLNNVQFHTSHFYGLNKFQRS; this comes from the coding sequence ATGGCAGCTTATGCAGCTCTCGCTTCTCTCTTGAATACCATTCAGCAGATGATGACCCATCCTaccctttccacttctttccaCAACATTAATCAGATCCAATCCCTTCAGGAGAAGGCTGATTTGTTGCTCGATTTCATAGAGACCTTTAATTATGGTGGAGTTAGCGAAGAAGCACaacatctcgaaagcctaatcACATCTGCTGCTCATACAGCCCAAGATATGATTGAATCTCACATCGTCAATCAACTCCTTCCTCTTTCAGCTCATGATCGCGAAGCAGCTTTGAGTTTCTCCTTGTATCTACAGAAAAAAAGggcaattgaagagaaaaatgCAGCTGATAACAGGGAATCAACTTTCAATTTCTCACTCTATCTACAGAATAAAAgggaaattgaaaagaaaattacaCCTGTAGCTGGAGATGGATGCTGGATCAATTTCATGCAGCTCATTAAGAATCAATTGGAGAGAAAAAAGGGGCAATTGGAGAGAAAAATGCACCAAGCAGACCTCAGCTGCTTGGAGTATCTGCGGCAGATAATTGAAGACATGGATGCTATCATCGGAAAGGCCAATGAGTTGATGGAGAaacagagagtgagagaggaccAACCTCCCACGCATTCAACACCTCAGTATACTCAGACCGGAGAAGAAACTGCTATGGTGGGGTTTCGTGATGAGTTGATTCAGCTTCTTGACGAGCTCACCGGTCAACGATCCAATCTGCATACCATCTCAATCGTGGGTATGGGCGGCATGGGTAAGACTACTCTTGCCAAAAATATTTATGCTCATCAACTCATCATCGAACGCTTTGATATTCATGCTTGGGCTACCGTATCTCAGCATTACAATGCTAAACAAATTCTTCAACAACTTCTTTCTGGCCTAGGAAAATCCTCCGATAAAAGTGTAGATGAATTAGGAGAACAGTTGCATAAAACTTTATTTGGTAGAAGATATTTGATCATATTAGATAACATATGGAGTGTCGAAGCTTGGGATGAAGTGAGGCGTTTCTTTCCCGATAACGGAAATGGAAGCCGGATTCTTCTAACTACTAGGTTGTCAGATGTGGCTAACGATTGTGGCTCTTCTTGTTTTTCAAAGAATCTTCTAGATGAGAATGAAAGTTGGGAATTATTCTGTAAGAAGGCATTCCAAAATGAAGATTGCCCAAGTGAACTTGAGGAGGTTGGAAAGGAGATTGTTAGATTATGCAAAGGACTAGCATTGTCCATTGTTGTGATTGGTGGGAGTCTTCTAAAGTCTCCTAGGACAGTAGGATATTGGAAGAGTGTTGCCGAAGATATAGAATCAAGTCCCAATtcaaaagagaaagaagaaagcTTAGATGTATTGTTTTCAAGTTATAACCACTTGCCTCCTCATCTAAAGCCTTGCTTCCTTCATATTGGAGTTCTTAAACGTGTTTATGCAAATCTCCACATCTCGAGAATCATCCAACTTTGGGTTGCTGAGGGATTTTTGAAATCAAAAGGAGGCCAAGTTTTGGAAGAGATTGCAGAGGATTACTTGAAGGAACTTGTTGATAGAAATCTGATATTGGTCGGCAGGCGAAGTAAAAATGGGAAGATGAAATGTTGTGATATTCATGATCTTTTAAGAGACCTATGCTTAAAAGTAGCAGATCAACAAGGGTTTTTTCATGTGATCTCTCAAGGTCATGCAGTAGGCACAGAACGTCGCCTCGTATATCACACTGATTGCTGGAGGCAAACTTCCAGACCCCAACTTGCACGCTCTATCATGAACTCTAAATTTCCGAAGGAGGAGTTTCATAAACATAGATTGCTGAGAGTTTTGGATGTATACAGGTACgagtcagttgaagaatcattAAATGAGCATGTTAACTTGCGCTACCTTGTTGTGAGGGAACTTGGTTACCCGTCTGTGTTGAAGCTTCCTAGTTCATTATCCTTGGTATGGAATCTGCATGCTTTAATCTTTCACATATCTTCCTTCTACCGTTGTGGAGTTGTTGCACCAATTGAAATTTGGAAGATGCGACAACTTAGGCATATCCAGTGTCATCGAATTTATCTTCCTCATCCCGATGGGCAAGATGAGTTGTTAATCTTGGATAATCTTCATACGCTTGGGAGAGCAGTGAATTTGAGGTTGAGTGAGGATGTGTGCAACATCATTCCCAACATCAAGAAATTGAATCTTGAATATAGGCATGACTTGCCAGGATGGGATGATAGTTTGATTGAGTGTTTGTGTAATATTGATGGCTTGCATAAACTTGAATCACTCAAACTGAGATGCGTCAGGTCTTGCCAGCTGAATGAGATGCTCTCGTTTCCCAGATCTCTAAACAAGTTGGCTTTGGATGAGATCAATTTTGAATGGGATGATCTGACAATGATTGGTTCGCTGCCCATACTGGAAGTTCTCGAGGTAGTACGTAACTGGAATGGCAGCATGTGGAGTCCTGTTGATGGGCAATTTCAACGCCTCAAGTTCTTGAAAATTGATGGCTGTAACCTGAGATGTTGGAATGCAGATAGTAGTCATTTCCCAATTCTGGAGAAGCTTCTTCTTTGTCATCTATATCAGTTGGAAGAGATCCCATGGGGTATTGGTGACATACCAACACTCAAACTTATTCATGTGAGGAAATGTAGTAGTAACTCTGTCGCGATTTCAGCTATCAAAATAAAAGAGGAGCAGCTCGAGTGTCAGGGTAATGATGACCTTCAAATCCAAATTAGTGTCGACACAGATGAACTGGAGTGCTTCATGGCAATGGTGGAAGCAGAGGGCCTCACACTTAATAATGTTCAATTTCATACATCTCATTTTTATGGTTTGAATAAATTTCAACGATCAtaa